A stretch of the Polaribacter pacificus genome encodes the following:
- the rpsI gene encoding 30S ribosomal protein S9, translated as METVHKIGRRKTAVARIYLTEGKGNITINKREFKNYFTTSTLQYKVIQPLQLTDNLTSYDIKVNVFGGGVTGQAEAIRLAITRALVSINEEHKAVLKPEGLLTRDPRMVERKKFGQKKARKKFQFSKR; from the coding sequence ATGGAAACAGTACACAAAATAGGTAGAAGAAAAACCGCTGTTGCACGTATTTATCTTACTGAAGGTAAAGGTAATATTACAATCAACAAAAGAGAGTTTAAAAATTATTTTACAACATCAACGTTGCAATATAAAGTTATCCAACCTTTACAATTAACAGACAACTTAACGTCTTACGACATCAAAGTAAATGTTTTTGGAGGAGGAGTAACTGGACAAGCAGAAGCAATCCGTTTGGCAATTACCAGAGCATTGGTATCAATCAACGAAGAGCACAAAGCAGTCTTAAAACCAGAAGGATTATTGACTAGAGACCCTAGAATGGTTGAAAGAAAGAAATTCGGTCAAAAGAAAGCAAGAAAAAAGTTCCAATTCTCGAAACGTTAA
- a CDS encoding RluA family pseudouridine synthase, producing MGNHFQHFTSSITGIKLPEKFTYPFYYDPHPLCELAAKELQDYLTSQTDWEHNFGLNPQKEGTPLGKMFGVLVVENQNQELGYLAAVSGKLAATNEHQVFVPPVFDMLHQGSYFLKEEEKLNQINLEIETLEQNQTYKKLQAAYKKELIESQEDIAAKRLQGKEAKINRDQRRQKGKQHLSTEAHQELCEVLAKESLESKYFLNNVIRYWEHRLAAAQNAVSVYDDRLNELKAERKEKSGNLQNFLFEQYQFLNADGKVKNLLNLFENQKPPAGAGECAVPKLLQYAFEKKLKPIAMAEFWWGQSPNTEIRKHQHFYPACQGKCKPILTHMLKGLEVDTNPLLQNPAVGKEIEIVFEDDVMLIVNKPAEFLSVPGIVIQDSVYSRIKKQYPEATGALIVHRLDMSTSGLLILAKTKEANKQLQEQFISKSIKKRYVAVLDGMIEGNKGKISLPLRVDLDDRPRQLVCFEHGKPATTYWEKIDEKDGKTRVYLYPISGRTHQLRMHTSHILGLNTAIVGDDLYGSKADRLHLHAESIEFTHPTSLEKMRIKIAPEF from the coding sequence TTGGGAAATCATTTTCAGCATTTTACTTCTTCAATTACGGGCATTAAACTTCCTGAAAAATTTACCTACCCTTTTTATTATGACCCTCACCCTCTCTGTGAGTTGGCTGCTAAAGAGCTGCAAGATTACCTGACAAGTCAAACAGATTGGGAGCATAATTTTGGTCTGAATCCTCAAAAGGAAGGAACCCCACTTGGCAAAATGTTTGGCGTTTTGGTAGTGGAGAACCAAAACCAAGAGCTTGGCTATTTAGCAGCTGTTTCTGGAAAACTAGCAGCAACCAACGAACACCAAGTATTTGTACCTCCAGTATTTGACATGCTACATCAAGGAAGCTATTTTTTAAAAGAAGAAGAAAAGCTAAATCAGATTAATTTAGAGATTGAAACCCTAGAGCAAAATCAAACATATAAAAAACTGCAAGCGGCTTATAAAAAAGAGCTTATAGAAAGTCAAGAAGATATTGCAGCAAAAAGACTGCAAGGTAAAGAAGCCAAAATCAATAGAGATCAACGCAGACAGAAAGGCAAGCAACACTTAAGTACTGAAGCTCACCAAGAACTTTGTGAGGTATTGGCTAAAGAAAGTCTAGAGAGTAAATATTTTCTAAACAATGTCATTAGATATTGGGAGCACCGATTGGCTGCTGCTCAAAACGCTGTATCAGTTTATGATGATAGGCTAAACGAACTCAAAGCAGAACGCAAAGAAAAATCAGGAAACTTACAGAATTTTTTATTTGAACAATATCAGTTTTTAAACGCCGACGGCAAGGTTAAAAATTTACTTAATCTCTTTGAAAACCAAAAACCTCCTGCAGGTGCAGGAGAATGTGCTGTTCCAAAACTATTACAATACGCTTTTGAGAAAAAACTTAAACCTATAGCCATGGCTGAGTTTTGGTGGGGTCAATCTCCAAATACCGAAATTAGAAAACATCAGCATTTTTACCCCGCCTGCCAAGGAAAGTGCAAGCCTATTTTAACCCATATGCTCAAAGGCTTAGAGGTAGACACCAACCCCCTACTACAAAACCCTGCTGTAGGAAAAGAAATAGAAATTGTATTTGAAGACGATGTGATGCTGATTGTTAACAAGCCAGCAGAATTTTTATCAGTCCCAGGGATTGTGATCCAAGATTCAGTGTACAGTCGAATAAAAAAACAATACCCTGAGGCAACAGGCGCTTTAATTGTTCATCGCTTAGACATGTCTACCTCAGGACTTTTAATATTAGCAAAAACTAAAGAAGCCAATAAGCAGTTACAAGAGCAGTTTATTAGTAAAAGTATCAAAAAAAGATATGTCGCTGTCTTGGATGGTATGATAGAAGGCAACAAAGGGAAAATTTCTTTGCCCTTACGTGTAGATTTAGATGATAGACCCCGGCAGTTAGTCTGTTTTGAGCACGGAAAACCTGCCACAACCTATTGGGAAAAGATTGATGAAAAAGATGGAAAAACGAGAGTTTATCTTTATCCAATCAGCGGAAGAACACATCAATTGCGAATGCATACTTCTCATATTTTAGGGTTAAACACCGCAATCGTGGGAGATGACTTGTACGGTTCTAAAGCAGATAGACTTCATCTACATGCAGAATCTATTGAGTTTACCCATCCAACATCCTTAGAAAAAATGCGGATTAAAATAGCTCCAGAATTTTAA
- the rpsB gene encoding 30S ribosomal protein S2 gives MAKVNIKELLDNGVHFGHLTRKWDPNMAPYIYTERNGVHIIDLYKTAAKIEETAEALQKIANSGRKILFVATKKQAKDIVAEKAKNINMPFITERWPGGMLTNFITIRKAVKKMSSIDRMKLDGSFDALSKREKLQINRQREKLEKNLGSITDMTRLPGALFIVDVKKEHIAVAEAQKLNIPIFAMVDTNSDPRPIDFVIPANDDASKSIDKVLSFITDAIAEGLAERKAGKEKAQPEAAEAPKAEAKTTEEAK, from the coding sequence ATGGCAAAAGTAAACATTAAAGAATTATTAGACAATGGTGTTCATTTTGGACACTTAACTAGAAAGTGGGATCCAAACATGGCTCCTTATATTTATACAGAGCGTAATGGTGTTCACATCATTGACTTGTATAAAACTGCAGCTAAAATAGAAGAAACTGCTGAAGCGCTACAAAAAATAGCAAACTCAGGACGTAAAATTCTTTTTGTTGCAACTAAAAAGCAAGCTAAAGATATCGTTGCAGAAAAAGCAAAGAACATCAATATGCCTTTCATTACAGAAAGATGGCCTGGTGGAATGTTAACCAACTTTATCACTATTAGAAAAGCAGTAAAGAAAATGTCATCTATTGACAGAATGAAATTAGATGGTTCTTTCGATGCTTTATCTAAAAGAGAAAAATTACAAATCAACCGTCAAAGAGAAAAATTAGAAAAGAATTTAGGTTCTATTACTGATATGACTCGTTTACCTGGTGCATTGTTTATCGTGGATGTTAAAAAAGAGCATATTGCAGTAGCAGAAGCTCAAAAATTAAACATTCCAATCTTTGCAATGGTAGATACAAACTCTGATCCAAGACCGATTGATTTTGTAATTCCTGCAAATGATGACGCTTCTAAATCTATCGATAAAGTATTAAGTTTTATTACTGATGCTATCGCTGAAGGTTTGGCAGAAAGAAAAGCTGGAAAAGAAAAAGCTCAACCAGAAGCTGCTGAAGCTCCAAAAGCAGAAGCTAAAACTACTGAAGAAGCTAAATAA
- the polA gene encoding DNA polymerase I: protein MAKQKRLFLLDAYALIFRGYYAFIKNPRINSKGLDVSAILGFTNSLLDVIKRENPDHLAVCFDRGGSVARTDAFPTYKANRQETPEAIRLAVPYIERILEAMKIPAIVKEGFEADDIIGTLAKKAEKEGYQTFMVTPDKDFAQLVSENIFMYRPRSFGGGYEIWGIPEVQEKFGVERPEQVIDFLGMMGDSVDNIPGLPGVGEKTAKKFLAAYGSIENLLANTADLKGKMKEKVEGAKELGLLSKELATIMLDVPVEFHEENFEMCQPDIEATKNIFNELEFRRLTENFLKTFAAMDAKNTSKADPEITANSKQAAETQTSGQFDLFATPGGGNLTETESESGYKTIENTAHNYQLVNSPLARKLLLKNLLQQKSVCFDTETTGLKALEVSLIGIAFAYEIGKGYYVAFPEDQEETAAILEEFRPFFENDTIEKIGHNLKYDIKVLSNYGMAVKGPLFDTMIAHYLINPDMRHGMDVLAETYLNYQPISFTELIGKPARSAGGKGKNQLTMRSVELDKQTEYAVEDADITLQLKVHFEKEMIAGNVNKLCKELEMPLVSVLAAMEIEGINIDVPFLKELSSALAQDIHRLEEAIYQEANETFNIASPKQLGIVLFENLKLVDKPKKTKTGQYATSEDILSYLAKDHQIIRDILEYRQYKKLQSTYVDALPNEINPKTQRIHTVYAQAVAATGRLSSNNPNLQNIPIRTARGREVRKAFIPRDENYLLLAADYSQIELRIIAALSEETTMIDAFKNGEDIHASTASKVFNVPINEVTREQRSNAKTVNFGIIYGVSAFGLSNQTDLSRSEAKELIEAYYETYPKLKSYIAKQIDFARDHGYVETVLQRRRYLKDINSRNAIVRSAAERNAVNAPIQGSAADIIKLAMIHIDERFKKEQFKSKMLLQVHDELVFDAHKDEIDLIVPIIKQEMENAFTLTVPLDVEIDMGNNWLEAH from the coding sequence ATGGCAAAACAAAAACGACTATTTTTATTAGATGCGTATGCATTAATTTTTAGAGGATATTACGCATTTATCAAAAACCCAAGAATTAATTCAAAAGGCTTAGATGTTTCTGCTATTTTGGGTTTTACCAATTCATTGCTTGATGTGATTAAAAGAGAAAACCCAGATCATTTGGCTGTGTGTTTTGATCGAGGTGGTAGTGTTGCAAGAACTGATGCTTTCCCAACCTACAAAGCAAACAGACAAGAAACTCCAGAGGCTATTAGACTTGCTGTCCCTTATATTGAGCGCATACTAGAAGCTATGAAAATCCCCGCCATTGTAAAGGAAGGATTTGAGGCTGATGATATTATTGGAACCTTAGCAAAGAAAGCCGAAAAAGAAGGTTACCAAACCTTTATGGTGACTCCTGATAAAGATTTTGCTCAGTTGGTCTCTGAAAACATATTTATGTACAGACCCAGAAGTTTTGGAGGAGGTTATGAAATTTGGGGTATCCCAGAAGTACAAGAAAAATTTGGCGTAGAAAGACCTGAGCAAGTCATAGACTTCTTAGGGATGATGGGAGACTCTGTAGACAATATCCCAGGCCTACCTGGAGTTGGAGAAAAAACTGCGAAAAAGTTTTTAGCCGCTTACGGGAGCATAGAAAACCTCTTGGCCAATACTGCCGATTTAAAAGGAAAAATGAAAGAGAAAGTAGAAGGAGCCAAAGAGCTTGGACTCTTATCTAAAGAACTTGCAACCATTATGCTTGATGTTCCAGTAGAGTTTCATGAAGAAAACTTTGAAATGTGTCAACCAGATATTGAAGCCACAAAAAACATTTTTAACGAGCTAGAATTTAGACGTTTAACGGAAAATTTCTTAAAGACTTTTGCCGCGATGGATGCCAAGAATACATCAAAAGCAGATCCAGAGATTACCGCGAACTCAAAACAAGCCGCTGAGACTCAAACTAGTGGACAATTTGATTTATTTGCAACTCCAGGAGGTGGAAACCTAACAGAAACAGAAAGCGAGTCAGGCTATAAAACCATCGAAAATACTGCGCATAATTATCAATTGGTAAACTCTCCGCTAGCTAGAAAATTATTATTAAAAAACTTACTTCAGCAAAAATCAGTCTGTTTTGATACAGAAACCACAGGTTTAAAAGCACTAGAAGTAAGCCTAATCGGAATTGCCTTTGCCTATGAGATTGGAAAAGGCTATTATGTGGCTTTTCCAGAAGATCAAGAAGAGACCGCTGCTATACTAGAAGAATTTAGACCCTTTTTTGAAAATGATACTATTGAAAAAATTGGCCACAATTTAAAATACGATATTAAAGTATTGTCTAATTATGGTATGGCAGTTAAAGGACCACTGTTTGATACGATGATTGCCCATTACTTGATCAATCCAGACATGCGTCACGGCATGGATGTTTTAGCGGAGACCTATTTAAACTATCAACCCATTTCTTTTACCGAATTGATTGGTAAACCTGCCCGCTCGGCAGGCGGGAAAGGAAAAAACCAATTGACTATGAGGTCTGTTGAACTGGATAAGCAAACAGAATATGCGGTTGAAGATGCAGATATTACTTTACAACTAAAAGTACATTTTGAAAAAGAAATGATTGCCGGCAATGTAAACAAACTTTGCAAAGAATTAGAAATGCCTTTGGTTTCTGTTTTAGCTGCCATGGAAATTGAAGGAATCAACATCGATGTGCCTTTCTTAAAAGAACTTTCTTCTGCTTTAGCCCAAGACATTCATCGATTAGAAGAAGCCATCTATCAAGAAGCAAATGAAACTTTTAATATTGCATCGCCTAAACAGTTAGGGATTGTTCTTTTTGAAAATCTAAAACTGGTAGACAAGCCTAAAAAAACCAAGACAGGACAGTACGCGACTTCAGAAGATATCCTTTCTTATTTGGCAAAAGACCATCAAATTATTAGAGATATTCTTGAGTATCGTCAATATAAAAAACTGCAAAGCACCTATGTAGATGCCTTGCCAAATGAAATAAATCCTAAAACTCAACGCATCCATACGGTTTATGCGCAAGCAGTAGCCGCAACTGGGAGACTGAGTTCTAACAATCCAAACTTGCAAAATATTCCGATCCGAACAGCTCGCGGTCGCGAAGTGAGAAAAGCATTTATCCCAAGAGATGAGAACTACTTATTGTTGGCAGCAGATTACAGTCAAATAGAACTGCGTATCATTGCAGCCTTGAGTGAAGAAACCACCATGATAGATGCTTTTAAAAACGGCGAGGACATTCATGCTTCTACAGCTTCTAAGGTTTTTAATGTACCGATTAACGAAGTTACAAGAGAGCAACGAAGCAATGCAAAAACAGTCAATTTTGGAATCATTTATGGAGTTTCGGCCTTTGGATTAAGCAATCAAACAGATCTTAGCAGATCTGAGGCCAAAGAGCTGATAGAAGCCTATTATGAAACCTACCCAAAACTAAAGAGTTATATTGCAAAACAGATTGATTTTGCAAGAGATCATGGCTATGTAGAAACTGTACTGCAAAGAAGACGCTATTTAAAAGATATCAACTCTAGAAATGCAATCGTTCGAAGTGCTGCAGAAAGAAATGCAGTCAATGCACCGATTCAGGGAAGTGCAGCTGATATTATTAAATTAGCCATGATTCATATTGATGAACGCTTTAAAAAGGAACAATTTAAATCAAAAATGTTATTGCAGGTACATGATGAGTTGGTTTTTGATGCACATAAAGATGAAATCGACTTAATCGTGCCTATTATCAAACAAGAAATGGAAAATGCCTTTACATTAACCGTTCCTCTAGATGTAGAAATTGACATGGGGAACAACTGGCTAGAAGCACATTAA
- a CDS encoding metallophosphoesterase codes for MSRWVVRILIVVVLVFLVEFYAFQAITTITANKIFLFSWLFIGLAVYVYFFYIVLTYSRAKGQTKEFQWAVGLLITVLLPKLFIFIVLFGEDVFRGILKLISVFFDSETKSMIGRRVLISQFALGLAGIPFVAFIYGIIQGKYNYKVLKHELSFKDLPAAFEGYTITQISDIHSGSFTNREKIVKAVSLINKQQSDLLLFTGDIVNNKAEEMDNWIDVFDKLYAKDGKYSILGNHDYGDYNEWESAADKANNFKKVKEIHQKIGFDLLCNEHRYLQKDGEKIALVGVENWGKGGFQKKGDLKKATQKVSKEEFKILMSHDPSHWDAQVKDNDFNYHLTLSGHTHGLQMGIEIPGWFKWSPSKYVYKQWAGLYQEADRYIHVNRGFGFHAFPGRVGIWPEITVITLKKA; via the coding sequence ATGTCTCGTTGGGTTGTTCGGATTTTGATTGTCGTAGTTCTCGTTTTTTTAGTTGAATTTTATGCCTTTCAGGCTATTACAACCATCACAGCAAACAAGATTTTCCTTTTTAGTTGGCTATTTATTGGCCTAGCGGTGTATGTATATTTTTTCTACATAGTATTAACTTATTCAAGGGCTAAGGGTCAGACCAAAGAGTTTCAATGGGCAGTAGGGCTTCTTATTACAGTCTTACTACCTAAGCTGTTTATTTTTATCGTTTTATTTGGAGAAGATGTGTTTAGGGGCATTTTAAAGTTGATTTCTGTATTTTTTGATTCAGAAACCAAATCAATGATTGGTAGACGAGTGCTTATCTCGCAATTTGCTTTGGGTTTGGCGGGTATCCCTTTTGTTGCTTTTATTTATGGAATTATTCAAGGAAAATACAACTACAAAGTTCTTAAGCACGAATTGAGTTTTAAAGATTTGCCAGCTGCTTTTGAAGGCTATACCATTACGCAAATATCTGATATTCATTCTGGGAGTTTTACCAACAGAGAAAAGATTGTAAAGGCGGTCAGTCTAATTAATAAACAACAATCTGATCTTCTTTTATTTACAGGTGATATTGTGAATAACAAGGCAGAAGAGATGGATAATTGGATCGATGTTTTTGACAAGTTATACGCTAAGGATGGCAAATATTCCATTTTAGGGAATCATGATTATGGCGATTATAATGAGTGGGAATCGGCAGCTGATAAAGCAAACAATTTTAAAAAAGTAAAAGAGATTCATCAAAAAATTGGTTTTGACCTGTTGTGTAATGAACACAGATACTTGCAAAAGGATGGCGAAAAAATAGCCTTGGTAGGTGTCGAAAACTGGGGAAAGGGAGGTTTTCAGAAAAAAGGTGATCTAAAAAAAGCAACTCAAAAAGTTAGCAAAGAAGAATTCAAAATTTTAATGAGCCATGATCCAAGTCATTGGGATGCCCAAGTAAAAGACAATGACTTTAATTACCATCTGACACTTAGTGGTCATACACATGGTTTGCAAATGGGTATAGAAATACCTGGATGGTTTAAATGGAGTCCATCAAAATATGTATACAAACAGTGGGCTGGGCTCTATCAAGAAGCGGATAGATACATCCATGTAAATCGAGGTTTTGGCTTTCATGCTTTTCCGGGGAGAGTGGGTATCTGGCCAGAAATTACGGTCATCACACTTAAAAAAGCTTGA
- a CDS encoding thioredoxin family protein has translation MTKFGELINISKPVLIDFYFDWAEEENNLDTLKDVAAALGDKAKVIKIDIKKNEILADTLRVKGNPTFMIYKNGEMKWRQTGDQDANTLIGLVQQYV, from the coding sequence ATGACAAAATTTGGAGAATTAATAAATATAAGTAAGCCGGTCTTGATTGACTTTTATTTTGATTGGGCAGAAGAAGAAAACAACCTTGATACACTTAAGGATGTAGCTGCTGCACTTGGAGATAAAGCAAAGGTTATTAAAATAGATATAAAGAAGAACGAGATTCTTGCAGACACCTTGCGTGTTAAGGGGAATCCAACTTTTATGATCTATAAGAATGGCGAAATGAAATGGCGTCAAACCGGAGATCAGGATGCCAATACACTAATCGGTTTGGTACAACAGTACGTTTAA
- the rplM gene encoding 50S ribosomal protein L13: MNTLSYKTVSANKNTANKEWLVVDADGQTLGRLASKIAMLIRGKYKTNFTPHVDCGDNVVVINAEKINLTGKKWTDKSYIRHTGYPGGQRSLTATEMFEKDPTRLIEKAVKGMLPKNKLGSALYRNLYVYAGAEHQHAAQNPKAINVNDLR; encoded by the coding sequence ATGAACACATTAAGTTACAAAACAGTATCGGCAAACAAGAACACTGCTAATAAAGAGTGGTTGGTTGTTGATGCGGACGGACAAACCTTGGGTCGTCTTGCTTCTAAAATAGCAATGCTAATTAGAGGAAAATACAAAACCAACTTTACACCTCACGTAGATTGTGGTGATAATGTTGTAGTAATCAACGCAGAAAAAATCAACCTAACTGGTAAGAAGTGGACTGACAAGTCTTACATCCGTCACACTGGATATCCAGGAGGTCAAAGATCGCTTACTGCTACAGAAATGTTTGAGAAAGATCCTACAAGATTGATCGAGAAAGCAGTAAAAGGGATGTTACCTAAAAACAAATTAGGAAGTGCATTGTACAGAAATTTATATGTATATGCAGGAGCAGAGCACCAACATGCGGCTCAAAACCCAAAAGCTATTAACGTTAACGATCTTAGATAA
- a CDS encoding polysaccharide deacetylase family protein, with amino-acid sequence MRLYLTKTPRLIPYIFKKYTWRFGNQKKEIYLTFDDGPTPKVTSFVLDELQKYNAQATFFCIGKNTVKNPLIFKRILNENHAVGNHTHNHLKGFKSNCKQYIENVLIAEKNMQQLDKTANQSKLFRPPYGKIKKSQAKKLISLGYHIIMWDVLSADFDTKIGKETCLQNVLKNAKNGSIIVFHDSDKASQKLYYALPKVLAHYSQLGYEFKKVG; translated from the coding sequence ATGAGATTATATCTGACCAAAACGCCAAGGCTCATTCCTTATATTTTTAAAAAATATACTTGGCGTTTTGGAAATCAGAAGAAAGAAATATACCTCACTTTTGATGATGGACCTACTCCCAAAGTAACCTCTTTTGTACTAGATGAACTTCAAAAGTACAATGCCCAGGCTACCTTTTTTTGTATCGGTAAAAACACCGTAAAAAATCCATTGATTTTTAAGAGAATCTTAAATGAAAATCACGCGGTTGGCAACCACACCCACAATCATTTAAAAGGCTTTAAAAGCAACTGTAAGCAGTATATAGAAAATGTATTGATTGCAGAAAAAAATATGCAGCAACTAGACAAAACAGCCAATCAAAGCAAGCTTTTTAGACCTCCTTACGGAAAAATTAAAAAATCTCAAGCAAAGAAACTAATCAGCTTAGGATATCATATTATTATGTGGGATGTACTCAGCGCAGACTTTGACACTAAAATAGGTAAGGAAACTTGTTTACAAAATGTACTTAAAAACGCCAAAAACGGAAGTATTATCGTATTTCATGACAGTGATAAAGCTTCACAAAAACTTTACTATGCGTTACCAAAAGTATTGGCACACTACAGTCAGTTGGGCTATGAATTTAAAAAGGTAGGATAA